From Columba livia isolate bColLiv1 breed racing homer chromosome 27, bColLiv1.pat.W.v2, whole genome shotgun sequence:
cctcatccaagtcattgatgaatatattgaatcaGCCCCATTTGGAAATatcagccccagcactgccccctgaggctcTGGACTGGATCCAGGCCtcagctggactctgccccattgaccacgactctctggcttcttcccttcagccagttcacagccacctcactacccgatcgtccagtgCACACTTCCCCAGTTTagcagcgaggatgctgtgggagactgtgtcaaaagTCCCTGgtctgttcagctggagcagagcagcctgagggcagagctcatgggctgcaggttcctcagcaggagcaggaggggcaggctgagctctgctctgtgacagtgacagagcccagggaacggcaggagatgtgccaggagggtcagtgggacatgaggaaaaggttcttccccagaggtgctggacactgaacaggctccccagggaggtgtcacggcccaacctgacagtgttcaagaagagactggacaccgtcctcagacacacggggtgacctgtggggtgtcctgtgcagggacagcagttggaaccaatgatcctgtgggtccttccagctcaggacattctgtgattctgtgacaagcCCCCCCAGGCCATTCCTGACACCTGCAAATGTCCAGCCAGCCGCCCTGCTGGGAcccctgccctggctgctgggctggggtggGTCAAAGGAGGCAGAGGATTCCATCTCTGCACATGGTGTCTGTCCGTGATGCTCCGGCGCTCTCATAACCCAGCACCAGTGTCCCACCGACAGCCCGCCCACACCAACAACCCATCAAGCTGTGGGCACACAGTTCCACTGTTATTAACGCAGCTCGGTCTCCCGTGGTTAATTGAGAATCTCTTTGACGCTCACTTGTATGTTatttacaacaacaaaaagcagcttATAATTGGCAACCTAAGAAGGGCCTGGATCATTCCTTTTAAGAAACCCCAGAGTGAGGACACGAAGCACCTCAGCCCCTCCTGGAGGGACAGCCCCGCCCCCTGGTGTCACCCGGAACCTGGGGATGTGGAATACCCACTGTGGCACATCCCGAAAACCCAACAGGCTTTGGGGAACTGGGCACCGCTCTGGGGGCACAATCAGGGACCTGGCCCTGCTGCTTTGTTTGGGGGggagttgttttgcttttctgtccaAGTTCTTCCCCAAAGAGCACCACAACGCGTTTTTCCAGCTTTGTTTCAAATAAACGCGTGGGTGTTGCTGCTGACGGACGGTGCGTGGGCTCCATCCCAGAGCAGCCGAGCCCGAGCCTCCGGGGCCGCCCCGCGGGCGAGTCCCGCGGGAGGCGGGTCGGGCCGGCGCCCACCCCCCGGTCCCGCCGTGACCCCGCGGCCGATCACTTCCAGGGCGGCCCCGGCTCCCGATTTGAAAATGCAGGAgcggctgctggtgctgctgtgcGCGCtggcgcggcggcgggcgggcgggcggcgggtcATGGCCGGCAGCGGCACCGGCAGCGGCACCggcagcggcagcggcggcggcggggcctgGGACGGGCCGCAGCGGCGCGCCTGGCTCCGGCACTACTACAGCCAGCGGCAGAAGCGCCTCATGACGGTGACCGGGGCGGGAACGCTGCGGGCGGCGAGGACGGGGCGCGATGGGTGGAGGACGGAAGGACGCGGGGACGCGGCGGGCGGGGACACGGAACGCGGGCGtcacgggggacacggggacacgcaCGGTTCACGGGGACACAAAGGATGTGGGACACGGGGCATCTGGGACATGATGCAGGCGGACAGGAGGGATGTAGGACACGAAGGACACGCGGGGACACAGGTCATGGAGACAAAAAATGGGGAACGGGGGTTGTGCAGGAGACGAAGTACAGGGTTGGGAAGTACGGGGGCTCGGGGGGGACACAGGTACACGGGGGACACACGTTACAGGGACACAAAGGATAGGGGACATGTGGGACATGAAACAAAGGGACAGGAGGGTGTGGGAGACAAAGGACACAAGGGGGACACAGATCACGAAGGATGAGGATGGTGTGGAACACaaagacagggacacaaaggaTGGGGGGACACGAAGGACGGAGAGCCTGAAGGACATGAGATGTGAACTTAGGCATAAAGGACGGGGACATGAAGCAGGGGGTGACACTGTAGGCGGGGGACACAAAGGATGTGGGATACAAAGGGCTTGGGGACATATGGCAGCAAGGACAAGCTGTTGGAAGGGAATACAGGGAACCCAATTCTCTGGGTAGTTGCCAAGGAAGGTGAAAAAAGCCTCTTTTCAGCTTAAAGGTGCTTTTTAGAATTTaacaacagaaaagcaattCCCATGGAGGCGCCAGGAGCCTGGGCGCCTGCTCCACCTTACAGATCATGAGCAGGGCCCCAGCTCATGTGGCTGCAGGAAAGCAAGTAACACTCcttataaaataaaaccacagagtAAGTGGGTGCCCCAAAAGGGGACTTTTCCAGAAGGTTCCTTGTCTGCAGCACCTGGGCATcctatagaatcatagaatagaatcatagagtggtttgggttgaagggcctTCAAAACTCTTCCagtccaagccatgagcagggacatcttcagcagctcagggtgctcagagccccgtccagcctggcctgggatgtctccagggatggttcatctaccacctctctggccaacctgggccaggctctcaccaccctcagggcaacaattccttcctcatgtccagcctgaatctccctcctttagtttaaaccatcaccccttatcctgtcacaacaggccctgctcaaaagactggccccatctttcttatcagccccttttaagtacagaaagccTGCAGCAAAGTCTCCCTGAAGCTTTCTCCGGGTCACGGGGTCCAGGATCACAACTCTTGCTTGGTGGGTTTGCAATGAGGTTGCCCAGGAACAGGAAAATTTGACCCAGTGGTGGTGCCGGTCGGGACCGCCAGCTGTGCGGTACTGGGCAcccccctgcctgcagcaggtcACGAGCTGGATGGTGGTGAGCGGGGAGGTCCCGGTGAAGCACAGCGTGCGGGATGGGGAGACGCCTGCCGTCTCACACCCCTCTCCCTGCCGCGCTGCAGCTCCTGATTGCTCGCCGGAGGAGAACCAGCTGCTACTTCTACCCCCGTGCCTGGCCCAGCGTCAGGAGCACAGACTGGTGGGAACGGGTGGTCCTGAAGGAGTTTGGGCCCCAGGACTGGCTGGAGAAGTTTCGGATGTCCAAGGAGACCTTCTTCTACGTCTGCAACCAGCTGCGGCCCGGGCTGGCTCCACACAGCGCCCACTTCCACCCCACCCTGCCCCTGGAGAAGAGGGTGGCTGTGGCCCTGTGGCACTTGGCCACCAACGTGGAGTACCAGACTCTGAGCCCCCTGTTTGGCGTGGGGCCCTCCACGGTGCAGACGTGTGTCCGGGAGGTGAGTTACGCCATCGTCTTGCTGCTGAAGCCCCTCTACCTCCGTCTGCCCAACGAGAAAGAGCTGGAGAACATGGCGCGCATCTTCTGCACCCGCTGGGGCTTCCCGCACTGCATCGGCGCCCTGGACAGCCTTCACATCCCCATCCACCCGCCCCTGCGCCTCAGTGCCGACTACTGCAACGGCCAGGGCTGGCACTCCATCCTGACGCAGGCCACCGTGGATGGGCTGGGCCAGTTCTGGGACG
This genomic window contains:
- the LOC102095426 gene encoding uncharacterized protein LOC102095426 isoform X1 produces the protein MQERLLVLLCALARRRAGGRRVMAGSGTGSGTGSGSGGGGAWDGPQRRAWLRHYYSQRQKRLMTLLIARRRRTSCYFYPRAWPSVRSTDWWERVVLKEFGPQDWLEKFRMSKETFFYVCNQLRPGLAPHSAHFHPTLPLEKRVAVALWHLATNVEYQTLSPLFGVGPSTVQTCVREVSYAIVLLLKPLYLRLPNEKELENMARIFCTRWGFPHCIGALDSLHIPIHPPLRLSADYCNGQGWHSILTQATVDGLGQFWDVSTAFPGSMENSAVLESSSLWVLAKEGRLCPNPPKHFMGKAQKYVLLGDATYPLQDWILKPYQEDENLTQRQLQFNYRLKRAHSVIENAFLRLKARWQILLKCDDCSLELLPTLVLACCILHNICEAHDNPFNEEWLEGTEPTELPKPCQPAPAAMEDGRAEQMRELMCQYFESCGEG
- the LOC102095426 gene encoding uncharacterized protein LOC102095426 isoform X2, with protein sequence MMQADRRDVGHEGHAGTQLLIARRRRTSCYFYPRAWPSVRSTDWWERVVLKEFGPQDWLEKFRMSKETFFYVCNQLRPGLAPHSAHFHPTLPLEKRVAVALWHLATNVEYQTLSPLFGVGPSTVQTCVREVSYAIVLLLKPLYLRLPNEKELENMARIFCTRWGFPHCIGALDSLHIPIHPPLRLSADYCNGQGWHSILTQATVDGLGQFWDVSTAFPGSMENSAVLESSSLWVLAKEGRLCPNPPKHFMGKAQKYVLLGDATYPLQDWILKPYQEDENLTQRQLQFNYRLKRAHSVIENAFLRLKARWQILLKCDDCSLELLPTLVLACCILHNICEAHDNPFNEEWLEGTEPTELPKPCQPAPAAMEDGRAEQMRELMCQYFESCGEG